A window of Zonotrichia leucophrys gambelii isolate GWCS_2022_RI chromosome 11, RI_Zleu_2.0, whole genome shotgun sequence contains these coding sequences:
- the CDH5 gene encoding cadherin-5 isoform X2 has product MKLGHLGPGLQKKMSHLILLFSLFLTPALADGRGQKSTQNLCSNDVSHKRQKRDWIWNQLHIQEELDTPLPHHVGKITSSVRNKNAKYIIEGEFANTIFKVEETSGDVYAFERLDREKKAEYELTALIIDRTNNRSLERPSRFIIKVYDINDNAPVFVHKVFNGSVPEMSPVGTSVTKVTAVDADDPTVSGHATVTYEVTRGGEYFTIDDSGVIYTKEPNLDRETKATYEIVVQAKDAPGFSGDSSTATVIIALSDINDNSPEFKLSSFHFKVPENVSVGGEVGRVKVEDIDEPQHRNTRYSFIQGEFRDTFDIVANPYTNEGIIRPKKPLDFEAVSEYRFSIEATDPTVNLRHFKPGNPRSIASVVIEVTDVDEPPVFRRLPYEFKVRENHAEVKTLGSVHAEDPDAAKRKIRYIQRRANPNGDYVRVSNSGVIQLPKPLDREFSSSYNITVAAVEILEDGRLSDRESHAHVHVIVDDVNDNAPELVSPEEPRVCENAAPGKVIVRISAVDKDETSPRGFFRYSLATEDSNFSLIENYDNTANITVKYGQFNRELAKFHYLPVLISDNGDPDLTSTNTLLISVCKCNEKGNFTFCEERAKQVGVSIQALVAIFVCIFTIIVIVLLILLRRRHKKDLSGLGRSVAEIHEQLVTYDEEGGGEMDTTSYDVSVLNSVRKNGLQAEPAPSPYAQVQKPPGNIPPAAGGMEMMIEVKKDEADNDRDLLPYDTLHIYGYEGAESIAESLSSLGSGSSDSDIDYDFLNDWGPRFKMLAELYGSEPSEDFVY; this is encoded by the exons GCTACAGAAGAAGATGAGCCACCTTATTCTACTTTTCTCGTTGTTCTTGACCCCAGCATTGGCTGATGGAAGAGGTCAGAAATCAACTCAAAACCTTTGCTCAAATGATGTCAGCCACAAACGCCAGAAGAGAGACTGGATATGGAACCAATTGCACATCCAAGAAGAGCTTGATACACCTCTGCCACACCACGTTGGCAAG ATCACGTCCAGCGTGAGGAACAAGAACGCCAAGTACATCATCGAGGGCGAGTTCGCCAACACCATCTTCAAGGTGGAGGAGACCAGCGGGGACGTGTACGCCTTCGAGAGGCTGGACAGGGAGAAGAAGGCCGAGTACGAGCTGACGGCCCTCATCATCGACAGGACGAACAACAGGTCCCTGGAGCGCCCCTCCAGGTTCATCATCAAGGTGTACGACATCAACGACAACGCCCCCGTGTTCGTGCATAAGGTGTTCAACGGCTCCGTGCCAGAAATGTCACCTGTGG GGACCTCAGTCACCAAGGTGACAGCTGTGGACGCTGATGACCCCACAGTGTCCGGTCATGCCACCGTGACCTACGAAGTCACCAGAGGAGGGGAATATTTCACCATTGATGACTCTG GTGTGATTTATACAAAAGAGCCTAATTTGGACAGAGAGACCAAGGCCACGTACGAGATTGTCGTCCAAGCCAAAGATGCTCCGGGTTTCTCTGGGGATTCCAGCACAGCCACGGTGATCATCGCCCTGTCCGACATCAACGACAACTCCCCCGAGTTCAAACTCT catcaTTTCACTTTAAAGTTCCTGAAAACGTTTCAGTAGGAGGAGAAGTTGGCAGAGTCAAAGTAGAAGATATTGACGAAccacagcacagaaatacaAGATACAGCTTTATCCAAGGAGAGTTCAGGGACACCTTTGACATTGTAGCAAACCCATACACAAATGAAGGAATCATTAGGCCAAAGAAG CCCCTGGACTTCGAGGCAGTGTCAGAGTACAGGTTCAGCATCGAGGCCACGGACCCCACGGTGAACCTGCGGCACTTCAAGCCCGGCAATCCCCGCAGCATCGCCAGCGTCGTCATTGAGGTCACGGACGTGGACGAGCCCCCCGTGTTCAGGAGGCTCCCCTACGAGTTCAAGGTGAGGGAAAACCACGCAGAGGTGAAAACTCTCGGCTCCGTTCACGCCGAGGACCCCGACGCAGCTAAACGGAAAATCAG ATATATTCAGCGTAGAGCAAATCCCAATGGAGACTACGTCAGGGTATCCAACAGCGGAGTTATTCAACTTCCCAAGCCTCTGGACAGAGAATTCAGCTCCTCATACAACATCACTGTGGCAGCTGTGGAGATCCTTGAAGATG GCCGCCTGTCCGACAGAGAGTCCCATGCCCACGTCCATGTCATCGTGGATGATGTCAATGACAATGCTCCAGAGCTGGTGTCTCCTGAGGAACCCCGAGTGTGTGAAAATGCTGCACCTGGGAAG GTGATTGTCAGGATTTCAGCTGTTGACAAGGATGAAACATCTCCCAGAGGCTTCTTCAGATACTCGCTGGCCACAGAAGACAGCAACTTTTCCCTGATTGAGAACTACG ACAACACAGCTAACATCACTGTCAAATATGGGCAGTTCAACCGGGAACTTGCCAAATTCCACTACCTGCCAGTGCTCATCTCAGACAATGGTGACCCTGACCTCACCAGCACAAACACCCTGCTCATCAGTGTCTGCAAGTGCAACGAGAAAGGCAACTTCACCTTCTGTGAGGAGAGGGCAAAGCAGGTTGGCGTCAGCATACAAGCACTGGTGGCAATTTTTGTCTGCATTTTCACAATCATTG TGATTGTGTTGCTGATCCTGCTGAGAAGGAGGCACAAGAAGGACCTGAGCGGGCTGGGGAGGAGCGTGGCAGAGATCCACGAGCAGCTGGTGACCTACGACGAGGAGGGCGGCGGCGAGATGGACACCACCAGCTACGACGTGTCCGTGCTCAACTCCGTGCGCAAGAACGGCCTCCAGGCAGAGCCCGCTCCCTCTCCCTATGCACAGGTCCAGAAACCTCCTGGGAACATcccccctgcagctgggggcaTGGAGATGATGATTGAGGTGAAGAAGGATGAGGCTGACAACGACAGGGATCTGCTGCCCTACGACACCCTGCACATCTACGGCTACGAAGGCGCCGAGTCCATCGCGGAGTCgctcagctccctgggctcGGGCTCCTCAGACTCAGACATTGACTATGACTTTCTCAATGACTGGGGACCCAGGTTCAAGATGTTAGCTGAGCTCTATGGATCAGAACCAAGCGAAGATTTTGTGTATTAA
- the CDH5 gene encoding cadherin-5 isoform X1 has protein sequence MKLGHLGPGLQKKMSHLILLFSLFLTPALADGRGQKSTQNLCSNDVSHKRQKRDWIWNQLHIQEELDTPLPHHVGKITSSVRNKNAKYIIEGEFANTIFKVEETSGDVYAFERLDREKKAEYELTALIIDRTNNRSLERPSRFIIKVYDINDNAPVFVHKVFNGSVPEMSPVGTSVTKVTAVDADDPTVSGHATVTYEVTRGGEYFTIDDSGVIYTKEPNLDRETKATYEIVVQAKDAPGFSGDSSTATVIIALSDINDNSPEFKLSSFHFKVPENVSVGGEVGRVKVEDIDEPQHRNTRYSFIQGEFRDTFDIVANPYTNEGIIRPKKPLDFEAVSEYRFSIEATDPTVNLRHFKPGNPRSIASVVIEVTDVDEPPVFRRLPYEFKVRENHAEVKTLGSVHAEDPDAAKRKIRYIQRRANPNGDYVRVSNSGVIQLPKPLDREFSSSYNITVAAVEILEDGRLSDRESHAHVHVIVDDVNDNAPELVSPEEPRVCENAAPGKVIVRISAVDKDETSPRGFFRYSLATEDSNFSLIENYDNTANITVKYGQFNRELAKFHYLPVLISDNGDPDLTSTNTLLISVCKCNEKGNFTFCEERAKQVGVSIQALVAIFVCIFTIIVSFAVIVLLILLRRRHKKDLSGLGRSVAEIHEQLVTYDEEGGGEMDTTSYDVSVLNSVRKNGLQAEPAPSPYAQVQKPPGNIPPAAGGMEMMIEVKKDEADNDRDLLPYDTLHIYGYEGAESIAESLSSLGSGSSDSDIDYDFLNDWGPRFKMLAELYGSEPSEDFVY, from the exons GCTACAGAAGAAGATGAGCCACCTTATTCTACTTTTCTCGTTGTTCTTGACCCCAGCATTGGCTGATGGAAGAGGTCAGAAATCAACTCAAAACCTTTGCTCAAATGATGTCAGCCACAAACGCCAGAAGAGAGACTGGATATGGAACCAATTGCACATCCAAGAAGAGCTTGATACACCTCTGCCACACCACGTTGGCAAG ATCACGTCCAGCGTGAGGAACAAGAACGCCAAGTACATCATCGAGGGCGAGTTCGCCAACACCATCTTCAAGGTGGAGGAGACCAGCGGGGACGTGTACGCCTTCGAGAGGCTGGACAGGGAGAAGAAGGCCGAGTACGAGCTGACGGCCCTCATCATCGACAGGACGAACAACAGGTCCCTGGAGCGCCCCTCCAGGTTCATCATCAAGGTGTACGACATCAACGACAACGCCCCCGTGTTCGTGCATAAGGTGTTCAACGGCTCCGTGCCAGAAATGTCACCTGTGG GGACCTCAGTCACCAAGGTGACAGCTGTGGACGCTGATGACCCCACAGTGTCCGGTCATGCCACCGTGACCTACGAAGTCACCAGAGGAGGGGAATATTTCACCATTGATGACTCTG GTGTGATTTATACAAAAGAGCCTAATTTGGACAGAGAGACCAAGGCCACGTACGAGATTGTCGTCCAAGCCAAAGATGCTCCGGGTTTCTCTGGGGATTCCAGCACAGCCACGGTGATCATCGCCCTGTCCGACATCAACGACAACTCCCCCGAGTTCAAACTCT catcaTTTCACTTTAAAGTTCCTGAAAACGTTTCAGTAGGAGGAGAAGTTGGCAGAGTCAAAGTAGAAGATATTGACGAAccacagcacagaaatacaAGATACAGCTTTATCCAAGGAGAGTTCAGGGACACCTTTGACATTGTAGCAAACCCATACACAAATGAAGGAATCATTAGGCCAAAGAAG CCCCTGGACTTCGAGGCAGTGTCAGAGTACAGGTTCAGCATCGAGGCCACGGACCCCACGGTGAACCTGCGGCACTTCAAGCCCGGCAATCCCCGCAGCATCGCCAGCGTCGTCATTGAGGTCACGGACGTGGACGAGCCCCCCGTGTTCAGGAGGCTCCCCTACGAGTTCAAGGTGAGGGAAAACCACGCAGAGGTGAAAACTCTCGGCTCCGTTCACGCCGAGGACCCCGACGCAGCTAAACGGAAAATCAG ATATATTCAGCGTAGAGCAAATCCCAATGGAGACTACGTCAGGGTATCCAACAGCGGAGTTATTCAACTTCCCAAGCCTCTGGACAGAGAATTCAGCTCCTCATACAACATCACTGTGGCAGCTGTGGAGATCCTTGAAGATG GCCGCCTGTCCGACAGAGAGTCCCATGCCCACGTCCATGTCATCGTGGATGATGTCAATGACAATGCTCCAGAGCTGGTGTCTCCTGAGGAACCCCGAGTGTGTGAAAATGCTGCACCTGGGAAG GTGATTGTCAGGATTTCAGCTGTTGACAAGGATGAAACATCTCCCAGAGGCTTCTTCAGATACTCGCTGGCCACAGAAGACAGCAACTTTTCCCTGATTGAGAACTACG ACAACACAGCTAACATCACTGTCAAATATGGGCAGTTCAACCGGGAACTTGCCAAATTCCACTACCTGCCAGTGCTCATCTCAGACAATGGTGACCCTGACCTCACCAGCACAAACACCCTGCTCATCAGTGTCTGCAAGTGCAACGAGAAAGGCAACTTCACCTTCTGTGAGGAGAGGGCAAAGCAGGTTGGCGTCAGCATACAAGCACTGGTGGCAATTTTTGTCTGCATTTTCACAATCATTG TTTCCTTTGCAGTGATTGTGTTGCTGATCCTGCTGAGAAGGAGGCACAAGAAGGACCTGAGCGGGCTGGGGAGGAGCGTGGCAGAGATCCACGAGCAGCTGGTGACCTACGACGAGGAGGGCGGCGGCGAGATGGACACCACCAGCTACGACGTGTCCGTGCTCAACTCCGTGCGCAAGAACGGCCTCCAGGCAGAGCCCGCTCCCTCTCCCTATGCACAGGTCCAGAAACCTCCTGGGAACATcccccctgcagctgggggcaTGGAGATGATGATTGAGGTGAAGAAGGATGAGGCTGACAACGACAGGGATCTGCTGCCCTACGACACCCTGCACATCTACGGCTACGAAGGCGCCGAGTCCATCGCGGAGTCgctcagctccctgggctcGGGCTCCTCAGACTCAGACATTGACTATGACTTTCTCAATGACTGGGGACCCAGGTTCAAGATGTTAGCTGAGCTCTATGGATCAGAACCAAGCGAAGATTTTGTGTATTAA